TGGCCAACAGTAGCTTCAACAGCAATGCTGATGACAAACCCCAACATCGCTAGCCGTCCATTCCAGCGCTCCGCCTTTTCAGTCCAGCCAATTTCCCATTCAGGCGGTGTTTCGCTGTCTTGGCCGTACTGAGGCACGTATCGCGGGCGTCCGGCACCCTCCCAACCAGCGGGGCGCTTGGAATTGAAGAAGGCCATCGAACCAACTGCAACAGCAGCCACTAGACCGGCCACCATTACACCAACGTAGAGAAGGAAGGGATTGTCAGTCATCATCAGCTCATAAAGGATGAGTGTGGACACAGCCCTTTGCGCCAAGGCCACGCTAGCGGAACCGTCAGTCACCTAGCACGGAGGAATCCCCTTCGCGACAGCGGTGCAGAGCACTCTAGCGCTTTCAAAACAGGGTTAAGGACACAACTGTTGTTGTCGCAAACCCACGTTCACTTTTGGGATACGGAGCATTAAAGGGCTGTAGTTCTGGGCTCTCTCAGACAGAGGTAAAACTCTATTTAGAACTATCTAGAATTATTGCAGACCCAGCCACTGAGCGAGCGTGCTAGCGAAAACGCTGTGGCCCAGCGCCGCTTCCATACCGATGCTGATGGCCAAACCCAGCATGGCTAAACGTCCATTCCAGCGCTCTGCTTGTTCAGTCCAGCCCGGGATCCAATCATTGGTGGTGTCGTAGTACTGAGCGACGGCGGCAGAGTCCATGCGAGAAGGAATTCGGGGTGATGCTTGCATTGTCAATACCTCTATCGCTTTATGTAAATAAATTTAACATGGGTTTACATATCGTGACAAGCCCTATGGAGGAATAAGGTGGCGGGGGCTGAGGTAGGGATCCCTGTCTTGGGTCTGAGCCCGGTGTTCATCCGCTGATGGACTGCTAAGTCGGGTTCTATCCCAGAGCGATGTCATACTGAGGGAAATAGGGTTTTCGCGTAGACTATGGCCGTATCGCCTCTCTCTCTTCCCAAGGTTGATCTTGCAGCTGATCTAGCCGAGCAGGTGCGGGCTGATTTTCCGATTTTGCAGCGGCAAGTGCACGGCCATCCGTTGATTTACTTTGATAACGCCGCCACCTCCCAAAAGCCGCTTTCGGTTTTACAGGCGATGGAACGCTACTACCAGCACTCCAATGCCAATGTGCATCGGGGGGTCCATACGCTCAGCAATGAGGCAACCGATGCCTACGAAGGAGCACGGGAAAAGATCGCCCGTTTTTTGAATGCTCCCTCACCCCAGCAAATGATCTATACCCGCAACGCCAGCGAAGCGATTAACTTGGTGGCCTATAGCTGGGGCCTGAGTCATCTCGCCCAGGGAGACGAGATCATCCTTTCGGTGATGGAGCACCACAGCAATTTGATCCCTTGGCAGTTGGTGGCCCAGAAGACTGGAGCGCACCTGAAGTT
The window above is part of the Thermostichus vulcanus str. 'Rupite' genome. Proteins encoded here:
- the psb35 gene encoding photosystem II assembly protein Psb35, translating into MTDGSASVALAQRAVSTLILYELMMTDNPFLLYVGVMVAGLVAAVAVGSMAFFNSKRPAGWEGAGRPRYVPQYGQDSETPPEWEIGWTEKAERWNGRLAMLGFVISIAVEATVG